A window of the Lactuca sativa cultivar Salinas chromosome 5, Lsat_Salinas_v11, whole genome shotgun sequence genome harbors these coding sequences:
- the LOC111884828 gene encoding NAC domain-containing protein 104 gives MGDSNNVNLPPGFRFCPTDEELVVHFLQRKASLLPYHPDIIPDLDLYPYDPWDLDGKAMVEGKKWYYYSRRTQNRITTNGYWKAWDCDEQIISSSSSKRVGVKKYYVFHIGEAPEGVKTNWIMQEFRLSDASNSSGSSSSSSGRSKRKGHSKVDSSKWVICRVFDHSYDSDDDNENGTELSCLDEVFLSLDDFDDISYPN, from the exons ATGGGTGACAGCAACAATGTCAATCTCCCACCTGGTTTTCGATTCTGTCCGACAGATGAAGAACTCGTCGTCCACTTCCTTCAACGCAAGGCATCTCTCTTACCTTACCACCCTGACATAATCCCTGATCTTGATCTCTATCCATATGACCCTTGGGACTTGGATG GTAAAGCCATGGTGGAAGGGAAAAAGTGGTATTATTACAGCAGGAGAACACAAAATCGAATAACCACCAACGGATATTGGAAAGCATGGGACTGTGATGAACAAATTATTAGTTCAAGTAGTAGCAAACGAGTTGGTGTGAAGAAATATTATGTGTTTCATATTGGTGAAGCTCCTGAAGGTGTCAAAACTAATTGGATAATGCAGGAATTTAGGCTTTCTGATGCTTCTAATTCATCCGGTAGCAGTAGCAGTAGCAGTGGTAGATCAAAAAGAAAAGGCCACTCCAAAGTA GATTCTAGCAAGTGGGTAATATGCCGAGTGTTCGATCATAGCTACGACAGTGACGACGACAATGAGAATGGCACGGAGCTTTCATGTTTGGATGAAGTTTTCTTATCATTGGACGATTTCGACGATATTAGTTACCCAAATTAA